A single Methanobrevibacter sp. DNA region contains:
- the tuf gene encoding translation elongation factor EF-1 subunit alpha — protein sequence MAKEKEHLNLAFIGHVDHGKSTLVGHLLLKAGAIAEQQLDDGENKFRFVMDKLGEERERGVTIDLAHQKFSTKKYDYTVVDCPGHRDFVKNMITGASQADAGVLVVAADDGVMPQTKEHVFLSKTLGINQLIVAINKIDLVDYSEDKYNELKEEVSNLIKTVGFNPADVPFIPLSAFEGDNIKEASPNTSWYKGDTLIDALDKLSAPDKPTDLPLRIPIQDVYSITGVGTVPVGRVETGVMKKGENVIFEPAGASGEVKSIEMHHEQFEVAEPGDNIGFNVRGVGKNDIRRGDVAGHTDSAPTVAKEFDAQIVVLQHPGVITVGYTPVFHCHTSQVACTFLELSKKLNPATGAVDEENPDFLKTGNAAIVKIKPTKPMCLENAKEIPQMGRFAIRDMGQTVAAGLCLNITPAK from the coding sequence ATGGCAAAAGAAAAAGAACATCTTAACTTAGCATTTATTGGACACGTTGACCACGGTAAATCCACTTTAGTAGGACACTTATTATTAAAAGCTGGAGCTATCGCTGAACAACAATTAGATGATGGAGAAAACAAATTCAGATTTGTTATGGACAAATTAGGAGAAGAAAGAGAAAGAGGAGTAACTATCGACTTAGCTCACCAAAAATTCTCCACCAAAAAATACGACTACACTGTAGTAGACTGTCCTGGACACAGAGACTTCGTTAAAAACATGATCACCGGTGCTTCCCAAGCAGACGCTGGTGTTTTAGTAGTTGCAGCAGACGACGGTGTAATGCCTCAAACTAAAGAACACGTGTTCTTATCCAAAACTTTAGGTATCAACCAATTAATCGTTGCTATCAACAAAATCGACTTAGTTGATTACTCTGAAGACAAATACAACGAATTAAAAGAAGAAGTATCAAACTTAATTAAAACCGTAGGATTCAACCCTGCAGACGTACCTTTCATTCCATTATCTGCATTTGAAGGAGACAACATTAAAGAAGCATCCCCTAACACCTCCTGGTACAAAGGTGACACTTTAATTGATGCTTTAGACAAATTATCCGCTCCTGACAAACCTACTGACTTACCTTTAAGAATTCCTATTCAAGACGTTTACTCCATTACTGGTGTAGGAACCGTACCTGTAGGAAGAGTTGAAACTGGTGTAATGAAAAAAGGTGAAAACGTTATCTTTGAACCTGCTGGAGCTTCCGGAGAAGTTAAATCTATCGAAATGCACCACGAACAATTTGAAGTAGCTGAACCTGGTGACAACATCGGATTCAACGTAAGAGGTGTAGGTAAAAACGATATCAGAAGAGGAGACGTAGCAGGACACACTGATTCCGCTCCTACTGTAGCTAAAGAATTCGACGCACAAATTGTTGTTTTACAACACCCTGGTGTAATTACCGTTGGATACACTCCTGTATTCCACTGTCACACTTCCCAAGTAGCATGTACTTTCTTAGAATTATCTAAAAAATTAAACCCTGCTACCGGTGCTGTTGATGAAGAAAACCCTGACTTCTTAAAAACTGGTAATGCAGCAATTGTTAAAATTAAACCTACCAAACCAATGTGTCTCGAAAACGCAAAAGAAATCCCACAAATGGGTAGATTTGCTATCAGAGATATGGGTCAAACTGTTGCAGCTGGTTTATGTCTTAACATTACCCCAGCAAAATAA
- the rpsJ gene encoding 30S ribosomal protein S10 has translation MNQARIKLTGTDPEKLAYVCDQLKKIAERTGVDLSGPIPLPTKKLVVPTRKSPDGEGKASWEKWELRIHKRLIGIGADERAMRQVMKVNVPDNVSIEIELKG, from the coding sequence ATGAATCAAGCAAGAATTAAACTTACTGGAACTGACCCAGAAAAATTAGCATACGTTTGTGATCAACTCAAAAAAATTGCTGAAAGAACTGGTGTTGACTTATCTGGTCCTATTCCATTACCTACTAAAAAATTAGTAGTACCAACAAGAAAATCTCCAGATGGAGAAGGTAAAGCTTCTTGGGAAAAATGGGAACTCAGAATTCATAAACGTTTAATCGGTATTGGAGCTGATGAACGTGCTATGAGACAAGTCATGAAAGTCAACGTTCCTGATAATGTAAGTATTGAAATTGAACTTAAAGGATAA
- the cobK gene encoding precorrin-6A reductase — protein sequence MKIFLLGGTKDSINIIEFIKNNYDAHILTTTTTEYGAKLAQEGGSDDTIARPLLKDEIKEIIINENFDVLIDATHPFAAHITQTSASIAKELEIPFIRFERPTTNLENIDTSHIHYVNSFDEAGKLIGENFHQGNVLHFAGANTMEEILKYVPVERFYPRILKVESSIEKCKSLNVDPTHIIPMKGAASIEENLDLIEKYNAKVMITKESGDIGGVIEKIEAANEKNVAVIMIQRPKIDELNKNDIVSNLDELDIKLKNFF from the coding sequence ATGAAGATATTTCTACTGGGCGGTACAAAAGATTCAATAAACATAATTGAATTTATAAAAAATAACTATGATGCACACATTCTGACAACCACCACCACAGAATACGGTGCAAAACTGGCACAAGAAGGTGGAAGCGATGATACAATAGCAAGACCTCTTTTAAAAGATGAAATCAAGGAGATTATAATTAATGAAAACTTTGATGTGCTAATTGATGCGACACACCCATTTGCAGCACACATCACACAGACAAGTGCAAGCATTGCAAAGGAATTGGAAATACCATTTATCCGCTTTGAAAGACCTACCACAAACCTTGAAAATATCGACACATCCCACATCCATTATGTAAATTCATTTGATGAAGCTGGAAAACTGATAGGTGAAAATTTCCATCAAGGAAATGTGCTGCATTTTGCAGGAGCAAATACCATGGAAGAAATCCTAAAATATGTTCCTGTCGAAAGGTTCTATCCAAGGATTTTGAAAGTGGAAAGCTCAATAGAAAAATGCAAATCACTGAATGTTGATCCAACCCACATCATACCTATGAAAGGGGCAGCAAGCATAGAAGAAAACCTTGATTTGATTGAAAAATATAATGCAAAGGTAATGATTACAAAGGAAAGCGGAGACATTGGTGGGGTAATTGAAAAAATTGAAGCTGCAAACGAGAAAAACGTTGCGGTAATAATGATTCAAAGACCAAAAATAGATGAATTAAATAAAAATGATATTGTATCTAATCTTGATGAATTAGATATTAAATTAAAAAACTTTTTTTAA
- a CDS encoding calcium-translocating P-type ATPase, PMCA-type: protein MKEIFSKYNTSKEGLSNKEVLKRQKEYGSNKIEEKKATPLHILFLSQFVDILIGLLLVAAVAAYAIGDVIDAGVIILAVLLNVIMGFIQEYRSQKAVESLKELVVKTAIVKRDNEILEINSEDLTIGDIVILEEGNKVPADLILIDVNELTCDESNLTGEADAIQKEVTDELYMDSNILSGNGIGVVKSIGMNTQIGEIAKIVQEDDEDTPLKAKVGKLGKTLSLIAIIVCIAIFILELIKGIPIVETFMTAVSLAVAAIPEGLPAVLTLTLALGMNEMAKSEAIVRKLLSVETLGSCTIICSDKTGTLTENKMTVVESYYTNEEKTLMIGKLCNNAVISNGEVIGDQTDGAILKFTDDADIDLERIDEIPLDSNRKMMTTIHSLNDKSNIILTKGAPEIILSKCKYIDFNGSIKIIDASSKENIFKKIDEMSHNALRVIGFAYKTQDNTHDETDLIFTGLLGLRDPPKKDAKQAVKDCINAGIKVKMITGDYEKTACAIASELGILTDGRVITGSELEKLTKEEYLEIADDIQVYARVKPSQKMRIVEALKQKNNVVAMTGDGVNDAPALKKASIGVAMGDGTDVAKESADMILQNNDFATIVKAIREGRKIYDNIKRFVKFQVSTNVGAILTIVGTSLLSLPLPFNPVQLLWLNIVMDGPPAQTLGIEGAEKDLMQRLPETGDILTRKTLLEILISGLVMAIGTIAVFSYQLSINSNESKAMTVAFTLFVMYQLFNAYNRKANSDKPSTYLYLAITISFVLQVLIIYIPQLQIIFRTTSISLIDWMVIIIVAFTIILSEKIMNRVIK from the coding sequence ATGAAAGAAATATTTTCAAAATATAATACTTCAAAAGAAGGACTTTCAAATAAGGAAGTTTTAAAACGCCAAAAGGAGTACGGATCAAATAAGATTGAAGAAAAAAAGGCAACTCCTCTTCATATTTTATTCCTTAGTCAGTTTGTTGATATTCTAATCGGACTATTATTAGTCGCCGCAGTTGCAGCTTATGCAATAGGGGACGTAATTGATGCAGGAGTAATCATTCTGGCAGTGCTTTTAAATGTAATTATGGGGTTCATCCAGGAATATCGCTCACAAAAGGCAGTTGAAAGCTTAAAAGAATTGGTTGTAAAAACCGCAATTGTAAAAAGAGACAATGAAATCCTTGAAATTAACTCTGAAGATTTAACAATCGGAGACATTGTCATTTTAGAGGAAGGAAACAAGGTTCCTGCAGATTTGATTTTAATTGATGTGAATGAGCTGACCTGTGATGAATCAAACCTTACAGGAGAAGCTGATGCCATTCAAAAGGAAGTCACAGATGAGTTATATATGGACTCCAATATCCTATCAGGTAATGGTATCGGAGTTGTCAAATCCATTGGTATGAATACCCAGATTGGTGAAATTGCAAAAATCGTTCAGGAAGATGATGAGGACACCCCGCTTAAAGCGAAAGTTGGAAAGCTTGGAAAAACATTATCATTGATTGCAATTATTGTTTGTATTGCTATTTTTATTTTAGAATTGATTAAAGGAATTCCTATTGTTGAAACATTCATGACTGCAGTTTCACTTGCAGTTGCTGCAATACCTGAGGGCCTGCCTGCTGTTTTAACATTAACATTGGCACTTGGAATGAATGAAATGGCCAAATCCGAAGCGATTGTGCGCAAATTATTATCAGTTGAAACATTAGGTTCATGCACAATAATCTGCAGTGATAAGACCGGTACACTGACTGAAAATAAAATGACCGTTGTTGAGTCATACTACACCAATGAAGAGAAAACATTGATGATTGGAAAGCTGTGCAATAACGCAGTTATCAGTAATGGAGAAGTCATAGGCGATCAGACTGACGGTGCAATTTTAAAGTTCACAGATGATGCAGATATTGATCTTGAAAGAATTGATGAAATTCCACTTGACAGCAATCGTAAAATGATGACTACGATACATAGCCTAAACGATAAAAGCAATATCATTTTAACAAAAGGTGCACCAGAAATCATTCTATCCAAATGCAAATATATAGATTTTAATGGAAGTATCAAAATAATTGATGCTTCAAGCAAGGAAAACATATTTAAAAAAATTGATGAAATGAGTCATAATGCATTAAGGGTAATCGGCTTTGCATACAAAACACAGGACAACACCCATGATGAAACAGATTTGATATTTACCGGTCTGCTCGGACTAAGGGATCCGCCAAAAAAAGATGCCAAACAGGCAGTAAAAGATTGTATAAATGCAGGAATCAAAGTGAAAATGATTACAGGAGACTATGAAAAGACTGCATGTGCAATTGCAAGTGAACTTGGAATACTGACTGACGGGCGAGTAATAACAGGCAGCGAACTTGAAAAACTTACAAAAGAGGAATATCTTGAAATTGCAGACGACATACAAGTTTATGCAAGAGTAAAACCATCCCAGAAAATGAGAATAGTTGAAGCGCTTAAGCAGAAAAATAATGTTGTTGCAATGACAGGAGATGGAGTAAATGATGCACCTGCACTTAAAAAAGCATCAATTGGAGTTGCAATGGGTGACGGTACTGACGTTGCCAAGGAATCTGCAGACATGATTCTTCAAAACAATGACTTTGCAACAATAGTAAAAGCCATCAGAGAAGGCCGTAAAATCTATGACAACATTAAACGCTTTGTGAAATTCCAGGTTTCAACAAATGTCGGAGCAATACTTACAATAGTCGGAACAAGTCTTTTAAGTCTGCCATTACCATTCAATCCTGTGCAACTGTTATGGTTAAATATAGTGATGGACGGACCTCCTGCTCAGACATTAGGTATTGAAGGTGCTGAAAAGGATTTGATGCAACGTCTTCCTGAAACCGGTGACATACTGACCCGTAAAACATTGCTGGAGATTTTAATTTCAGGGCTTGTGATGGCAATCGGTACAATAGCGGTTTTCAGCTATCAACTAAGTATAAATTCCAATGAAAGCAAGGCAATGACTGTCGCATTTACATTATTTGTAATGTATCAGTTATTTAATGCATATAACAGGAAAGCGAACTCTGATAAACCAAGCACATACCTGTATTTAGCAATCACCATTTCATTTGTGCTTCAAGTATTAATCATATACATTCCACAATTGCAAATAATATTCAGAACAACATCAATCAGTTTAATTGACTGGATGGTGATTATAATTGTGGCTTTCACAATAATTCTATCAGAAAAAATAATGAACAGAGTGATAAAATGA
- a CDS encoding UPF0146 family protein codes for MWNDFAEYILSAVKDNPVKIAEVGVGKFDKIANELSEHDNITLIKTDILPKDSSVIKDDITNPNMELYEDTDIIYSIRPPSELQPYIAELALKINSQLIIKPLTNEDLNTGRVKMKLKNFKKASFYILR; via the coding sequence ATGTGGAATGATTTTGCAGAATATATCTTAAGTGCTGTCAAGGACAATCCGGTTAAAATCGCCGAAGTTGGTGTGGGCAAATTCGACAAGATAGCCAACGAATTATCCGAACATGACAATATCACCTTGATTAAAACAGATATCCTTCCAAAGGATTCAAGCGTTATAAAAGATGACATTACCAATCCTAATATGGAATTATATGAAGATACTGATATCATCTACTCAATTAGGCCTCCAAGTGAACTTCAACCGTATATTGCTGAGCTGGCTTTAAAAATTAACTCACAGTTAATTATAAAACCTCTTACAAATGAAGATTTAAATACTGGCAGAGTCAAAATGAAATTAAAAAATTTTAAAAAGGCAAGCTTTTACATCTTAAGGTGA
- a CDS encoding GNAT family N-acetyltransferase gives MIVRKFKPNDLKRVYEIENMSFNQSYGINMFQQLYEMGIGFLVAEEEGYVIGYVMFWIKYENHGHIISIAVDKNYRRAKAGTQLLIKAISILSLLNLDVIYLEVNEKNTGAVEFYKTFNFEIDRKVPGYYENGDGAIIMYLKLNRGKIPTK, from the coding sequence ATGATTGTAAGGAAATTTAAGCCGAATGATTTAAAAAGAGTTTATGAAATCGAAAACATGTCATTCAACCAGTCTTATGGCATAAACATGTTTCAGCAGTTATATGAAATGGGGATTGGTTTTTTGGTGGCCGAAGAGGAAGGCTATGTGATAGGATATGTCATGTTTTGGATTAAATATGAAAATCATGGCCATATCATTTCCATAGCAGTCGACAAGAACTATCGCCGTGCCAAAGCAGGAACACAGTTATTAATAAAAGCTATTTCAATACTGTCACTGTTAAACTTGGATGTAATATACCTTGAAGTAAATGAAAAAAATACTGGTGCTGTTGAATTCTATAAAACATTCAACTTTGAAATTGACAGGAAAGTTCCCGGATATTACGAGAATGGTGATGGGGCAATAATAATGTATCTTAAATTAAATAGAGGTAAGATTCCCACTAAGTAA